From a region of the Gossypium raimondii isolate GPD5lz chromosome 10, ASM2569854v1, whole genome shotgun sequence genome:
- the LOC105776253 gene encoding protein HESO1 produces the protein MNSQSQVESTLKEILEVVKPLHEDWVTRFKIINELREVVQSIENLRGATVEPFGSFVSNLFSRWGDLDISIEVSFGQCVSSAGKKRKQTLLGELLRALRIQGGWSRLKFIPSARVPILKIVSKWQNISCDISIDNIQGEIKSKFLFWLNEIDGRFRDMVLLVKEWAKANGINNPKTGTFNSYSLSLLVIFHFQTCVPPILPPLKDIYPTNVVDDLTGAKVDAERRIAQVCSSNIARFKSSTSRIVNRSSLSELFISFIAKFSEINLKASELGICTFTGQWEYIANNTRWLPRTYAIFIEDPFEQPENSARAVGQKQLVKIAEVFETTRCILISANITRNTLLPTLVGPQISRFLIKKHPTVYPNSNYRYYRNTPPQAHRVVQSPVQTQYHLWQPQYTNSRPSTSQMQHQGPRMVPSTPKPQSQFARMRVPNGPRLPNHQFQKPNPSVPQDQVQVQVQPQIQRPRTEGYNVKFGTRGPHQVQHNQGQMWRPKYDK, from the exons aTGAATTCACAAAGTCAAGTGGAGTCAACTCTCAAGGAAATACTCGAAGTGGTCAAGCCGTTGCATGAAGACTGGGTTACTCGGTTTAAGATCATCAATGAACTGCGTGAAGTCGTTCAATCTATCGAAAATTTAAGag GTGCAACTGTGGAGCCATTTGGATCCTTTGTGTCTAATCTCTTTTCACGGTGGGGAGACTTGGATATTTCTATAGAGGTATCTTTCGGTCAATGTGTTTCATCAGCTGGAAAGAAACGGAAACAGACTTTACTTGGAGAGTTACTACGAGCTTTAAGAATACAAG GTGGATGGTCGAGGTTAAAATTTATTCCCAGTGCAAGAGTTCCCATTTTGAAAATCGTAAGCAAATGGCAAAACATCTCTTGTGatatttcaattgataatatCCAGGGCGAAATTAAGTCCAAGTTCTTGTTTTGGCTCAATGAGATTGATGGTCGATTTCGTGACATGGTTTTACTG GTGAAGGAATGGGCAAAGGCTAATGGTATTAATAACCCGAAAACCGGGACTTTCAACTCGTACTCTCTCAGTTTGCTAGTGATTTTCCATTTTCAG ACATGTGTACCTCCAATTTTACCTCCTTTAAAAGATATATACCCAACGAATGTTGTCGATGATCTTACAG GTGCCAAAGTTGATGCGGAGAGACGTATTGCACAAGTATGTTCGTCTAACATTGCCAGGTTTAAATCAAGCACAAGTAGAATCGTAAATCGAAGTTCTTTGTCCGAgctgtttatttccttcattgcAAAG TTTTCAGAGATAAACTTGAAGGCCTCAGAGTTGGGAATCTGCACATTTACTGGACAATGGGAGTATATAGCAAACAATACGAGATGGTTGCCCCGGACTTATGCAATATTC ATTGAAGATCCTTTCGAACAGCCTGAAAATTCTGCTAGGGCAGTCGGTCAGAAACAACTGGTAAAGATAGCTGAAGTATTTGAGACGACTCGTTGTATTCTAATCTCAGCCAATATCACCCGAAATACTCTCCTCCCCACATTAGTTGGACCACAAATATCACGATTCCTCATCAAAAAACACCCAACCGTGTACCCAAACAGCAACTACAGGTACTACCGAAATACTCCTCCGCAGGCACATCGGGTTGTGCAATCACCTGTGCAAACGCAGTACCATCTGTGGCAGCCGCAGTACACGAACTCAAGGCCTTCAACCTCACAAATGCAGCATCAAGGTCCGAGAATGGTGCCCTCAACACCGAAACCGCAGTCTCAATTTGCGAGAATGAGGGTGCCGAATGGACCGCGCCTGCCAAACCATCAATTTCAGAAGCCGAACCCTTCGGTCCCACAAGATCAGGTTCAAGTGCAAGTGCAACCACAGATTCAGAGACCAAGGACAGAAGGTTATAATGTAAAGTTTGGGACTAGAGGGCCTCATCAGGTGCAGCATAATCAAGGGCAAATGTGGAGGCcaaaatatgataaatag
- the LOC105776252 gene encoding probable methyltransferase PMT11, whose translation MKLLGNVDLLTSQTAIKFAAFIFISVSFFYLGKHWSDGSRQLIFFSRQSPSATASHIPTVGISPNFNKEFNISALISATEPETESKPVDPVKNDGKPVSASEAHSPQHPPMTPPPPPVIKSYGIVDENGTMSDEFEIGEFDPNLVENWGNGTETQEETKTEGATSTFRVKKFGLCDESMREYIPCLDNVEAIKRLKSTEKGERFERHCPEKGKGLNCLVPAPKGYRPPIPWPRSRDEVWFYNVPHTRLVDDKGGQNWISKKGKDKFSFPGGGTQFIHGADQYLNQISKMVPEITFGQHIRVVLDVGCGVASFGAYLLSRNVITMSIAPKDVHENQIQFALERGVPAMAAAFATRRLLYPSQAFDLIHCSRCRINWTRDDGILLLEVNRMLRAGGYFAWAAQPVYKHEQALEEQWEEMLNLTTHLCWTLVKKEGYIAIWQKPFNNSCYLSREAGTIPPLCDPNDDPDNVWYVDLKACISRIPENGYGANVAPWPARLQTPPDRLQSIHIESYIARKELFKAESKYWNEIVASYVRALHWKKYKLRNVMDMRAGFGGFAAAMIDNQLDAWVLNVVPVSGPNTLPVIYDRGLIGVMHDWCESFDTYPRTYDLLHAAGLFSVERKRCNMSTIMLEMDRILRPGGRAYIRDSLDVMDELQDIAKAMGWHPTLRDTSEGPHASYRILVCDKRLLRS comes from the exons aTGAAACTTCTCGGCAATGTCGATCTCCTCACGAGCCAAACGGCGATCAAATTCGCCGCCTTCATTTTCATCTCCGTCTCTTTCTTTTACTTAGGTAAACACTGGTCCGACGGTTCGCGCCAGCTCATTTTCTTCTCCCGCCAATCACCTTCCGCGACGGCTTCGCATATACCTACCGTCGGTATTTCTCCCAATTTCAATAAAGAATTCAATATTTCCGCTCTCATTAGTGCCACAGAACCGGAAACCGAATCGAAACCGGTTGATCCAGTAAAAAATGATGGGAAACCGGTGTCGGCATCGGAGGCACATTCACCTCAGCATCCACCTATGACTCCGCCCCCGCCGCCGGTGATAAAGAGTTACGGAATCGTGGATGAGAATGGTACGATGTCGGATGAGTTCGAGATCGGGGAGTTCGATCCGAATTTGGTGGAGAATTGGGGAAATGGGACGGAGACCCAGGAGGAAACGAAAACGGAAGGTGCTACGTCTACGTTTAGGGTTAAGAAGTTTGGGCTCTGTGATGAGAGTATGAGAGAGTATATTCCTTGTTTGGATAATGTGGAAGCGATTAAGAGGCTTAAATCGAcagaaaaaggagaaagattTGAACGGCACTGTCCGGAGAAAGGGAAAGGATTGAATTGCTTGGTTCCGGCTCCGAAAGGGTACCGGCCTCCGATCCCTTGGCCTAGAAGCCGCGATGAg GTATGGTTCTATAATGTCCCTCATACTCGACTGGTAGATGACAAAGGTGGTCAAAATTGGATTTCCAAAAAAGGGAAGGATAAATTCAGCTTTCCTGGAGGTGGCACACAATTCATACATGGGGCAGATCAGTACCTGAATCAAATTTCTAAg ATGGTCCCTGAGATTACATTTGGTCAGCATATTCGTGTTGTTCTGGATGTTGGATGTGGTGTGGCAAGTTTTGGAGCTTATTTGTTATCACGGAATGTTATAACCATGTCAATAGCTCCCAAAGATGTCCATGAAAACCAGATTCAATTTGCACTTGAACGTGGAGTGCCTGCAATGGCAGCTGCATTTGCAACTCGTCGTTTATTGTACCCCAGTCAAGCCTTTGATTTGATACATTGTTCTAGATGTCGTATCAATTGGACCCGTGATG ATGGAATTTTGCTCCTTGAGGTGAACAGAATGCTTAGAGCTGGTGGATATTTTGCTTGGGCAGCACAGCCTGTTTACAAACACGAACAAGCCCTTGAGGAACAGTGGGAAG AGATGCTTAACCTTACTACTCACCTCTGCTGGACTCTTGTAAAGAAGGAAGGGTACATTGCAATATGGCAGAAGCCTTTTAATAACAGCTGTTATTTAAGCCGGGAAGCTGGGACTATTCCTCCTTTGTGTGATCCAAATGATGACCCGGATAATGTTTG GTATGTTGATCTAAAGGCATGTATTAGTCGAATTCCTGAGAATGGATATGGTGCAAACGTTGCTCCTTGGCCTGCTCGTTTGCAAACCCCACCCGATAGGCTGCAGAGCATACATATCGAATCCTATATAGCTAGAAAAGAACTCTTCAAGGCTGAATCAAAATACTGGAATGAAATAGTGGCAAGCTATGTCCGTGCTCTACATTGGAAGAAGTATAAACTAAGAAATGTAATGGACATGAGAGCTGGCTTTGGAGG ATTTGCTGCAGCAATGATTGACAATCAACTCGATGCTTGGGTTCTAAATGTAGTCCCTGTTAGTGGGCCCAATACCTTGCCTGTTATATATGATCGTGGATTAATAGGGGTCATGCATGACTG GTGTGAGTCGTTTGATACATACCCACGGACCTATGACTTATTGCATGCAGCTGGCCTCTTCTCGGTTGAGAGGAAAAG ATGCAATATGTCTACCATCATGCTTGAAATGGACCGGATATTACGACCCGGTGGACGAGCATACATCCGCGATTCTCTTGATGTTATGGATGAACTTCAAGATATCGCAAAAGCCATGGGTTGGCATCCTACTCTACGCGATACATCCGAGGGTCCTCATGCAAGTTATAGGATCTTGGTATGTGACAAGCGCCTACTCCGCAGTTGA
- the LOC105776254 gene encoding BTB/POZ and MATH domain-containing protein 3 isoform X1: MRKRKKSTMDDSKDSASKSVSETVNGSHQFTIKGYSLAKGMGPGKCIASDIFTVGGYDWAVYFYPDGKNPEDTAMYVSVFIALASEGTDVRALFELTLVDQSGKGKHKVHSHFDRALESGPYTLKYRGSMWGYKRFYRRTTLESSDYIKDDCLIMNCTVGVVRTRLEGPKQCSIHVLPSDMGQNLKALLESEVGCDITFQVGDEAFKAHKLILAARSPVFRAQFFGLVGDPNIDKVVVKDVEPSVFKAMLLFIYSDKFPDIQEITGSGSTCMSTNMVQHLLAAADLYNLDRLKVLCEAKLCEKLNADTVATTLALAEQHHCSQLKAVCLKFAATPANLGAVMQSEGFRHLEESCPSLLSELLKAFASVEECASMLSSKKRSGSSVYGIDLAAEVHVAEPVNPNDRRVRRR; this comes from the exons atgagaaaaagaaagaaaagcacCATGGACGATTCCAAGGACTCGGCATCGAAATCAGTGAGCGAGACGGTTAACGGTTCACACCAGTTCACGATCAAGGGTTACTCATTGGCGAAAGGGATGGGTCCCGGAAAATGTATAGCCAGCGATATTTTCACCGTAGGAGGTTACGATTGGGCGGTTTACTTTTACCCCGACGGTAAAAATCCGGAGGATACCGCCATGTATGTTTCGGTTTTCATTGCGTTGGCTAGTGAAGGTACCGATGTACGAGCACTTTTTGAGCTTACCCTTGTGGACCAGAGTGGGAAAGGGAAGCATAAGGTTCATAGTCACTTTGATCGAGCGTTGGAGAGTGGGCCTTATACGTTGAAGTATAGAGGAAGCATGTG GGGTTACAAGCGTTTCTATAGAAGAACAACTTTAGAAAGTTCTGACTATATAAAGGATGATTGCCTAATCATGAACTGCACTGTTGGAGTAGTCAGAACTCGCCTCGAGGGGCCGAAACAGTGTTCTATTCATGTATTGCCATCAGACATGGGTCAGAACCTTAAAGCTTTGTTAGAATCTGAAGTTGGTTGTGATATAACTTTTCAGGTTGGGGATGAGGCATTTAAAGCACATAAGTTGATCCTTGCTGCTCGCTCACCTGTTTTTAGAGCACAGTTTTTTGGGCTTGTTGGGGATCCTAACATTGATAAAGTAGTTGTGAAAGATGTTGAGCCTTCTGTCTTCAAG GCAATGCTCTTGTTTATTTACTCTGACAAGTTTCCAGATATACAAGAGATTACAGGCTCTGGGTCTACGTGTATGTCTACCAACATGGTGCAGCATCTTTTAGCTGCCGCTGATCTGTACAATTTAGATAGGCTCAAAGTGTTGTGCGAGGCAAAATTGTGTGAAAAACTTAATGCCGACACTGTGGCAACGACCCTTGCACTTGCTGAGCAGCACCATTGCTCACAGCTTAAGGCCGTATGTTTGAAATTTGCTGCCACTCCAGCAAACTTGGGAG CGGTAATGCAATCAGAAGGGTTCCGGCACTTGGAGGAATCTTGCCCATCTTTGTTGTCGGAGCTATTGAAGGCCTTTGCATCCGTCGAGGAGTGTGCAAGTATGCTATCAAGTAAGAAGAGGAGTGGCAGCAGTGTGTACGGGATAGATCTAGCAGCAGAAGTCCATGTGGCTGAACCGGTGAATCCCAACGACAGGCGTGTTCGGAGGCGATAA
- the LOC105776254 gene encoding BTB/POZ and MATH domain-containing protein 3 isoform X2 has translation MRKRKKSTMDDSKDSASKSVSETVNGSHQFTIKGYSLAKGMGPGKCIASDIFTVGGYDWAVYFYPDGKNPEDTAMYVSVFIALASEGTDVRALFELTLVDQSGKGKHKVHSHFDRALESGPYTLKYRGSMWGYKRFYRRTTLESSDYIKDDCLIMNCTVGVVRTRLEGPKQCSIHVGDEAFKAHKLILAARSPVFRAQFFGLVGDPNIDKVVVKDVEPSVFKAMLLFIYSDKFPDIQEITGSGSTCMSTNMVQHLLAAADLYNLDRLKVLCEAKLCEKLNADTVATTLALAEQHHCSQLKAVCLKFAATPANLGAVMQSEGFRHLEESCPSLLSELLKAFASVEECASMLSSKKRSGSSVYGIDLAAEVHVAEPVNPNDRRVRRR, from the exons atgagaaaaagaaagaaaagcacCATGGACGATTCCAAGGACTCGGCATCGAAATCAGTGAGCGAGACGGTTAACGGTTCACACCAGTTCACGATCAAGGGTTACTCATTGGCGAAAGGGATGGGTCCCGGAAAATGTATAGCCAGCGATATTTTCACCGTAGGAGGTTACGATTGGGCGGTTTACTTTTACCCCGACGGTAAAAATCCGGAGGATACCGCCATGTATGTTTCGGTTTTCATTGCGTTGGCTAGTGAAGGTACCGATGTACGAGCACTTTTTGAGCTTACCCTTGTGGACCAGAGTGGGAAAGGGAAGCATAAGGTTCATAGTCACTTTGATCGAGCGTTGGAGAGTGGGCCTTATACGTTGAAGTATAGAGGAAGCATGTG GGGTTACAAGCGTTTCTATAGAAGAACAACTTTAGAAAGTTCTGACTATATAAAGGATGATTGCCTAATCATGAACTGCACTGTTGGAGTAGTCAGAACTCGCCTCGAGGGGCCGAAACAGTGTTCTATTCAT GTTGGGGATGAGGCATTTAAAGCACATAAGTTGATCCTTGCTGCTCGCTCACCTGTTTTTAGAGCACAGTTTTTTGGGCTTGTTGGGGATCCTAACATTGATAAAGTAGTTGTGAAAGATGTTGAGCCTTCTGTCTTCAAG GCAATGCTCTTGTTTATTTACTCTGACAAGTTTCCAGATATACAAGAGATTACAGGCTCTGGGTCTACGTGTATGTCTACCAACATGGTGCAGCATCTTTTAGCTGCCGCTGATCTGTACAATTTAGATAGGCTCAAAGTGTTGTGCGAGGCAAAATTGTGTGAAAAACTTAATGCCGACACTGTGGCAACGACCCTTGCACTTGCTGAGCAGCACCATTGCTCACAGCTTAAGGCCGTATGTTTGAAATTTGCTGCCACTCCAGCAAACTTGGGAG CGGTAATGCAATCAGAAGGGTTCCGGCACTTGGAGGAATCTTGCCCATCTTTGTTGTCGGAGCTATTGAAGGCCTTTGCATCCGTCGAGGAGTGTGCAAGTATGCTATCAAGTAAGAAGAGGAGTGGCAGCAGTGTGTACGGGATAGATCTAGCAGCAGAAGTCCATGTGGCTGAACCGGTGAATCCCAACGACAGGCGTGTTCGGAGGCGATAA